The following coding sequences are from one Nicotiana tabacum cultivar K326 chromosome 1, ASM71507v2, whole genome shotgun sequence window:
- the LOC107799541 gene encoding cytochrome c-type biogenesis CcmH-like mitochondrial protein: MEGGEDQVKKERVVEARARNISHNVRCTECGSQSIEDSQADIAILLRKLIRDEIRDGKSDKEIYRKLEDDFGETVLYAPKFDMQTAALWLSPLLVAGAAGGMWAYKKHRQKTNVHIMALNLVRGIPLTPMEKETMLEVLTPPPGGTSSSSWWRRWLQQ; the protein is encoded by the exons ATGGAGGGGGGAGAGGATCAGGTGAAGAAGGAGAGGGTAGTAGAGGCAAGAGCAAGAAACATCAGCCACAATGTCAGGTGTACAGAGTGTGGCAGTCAGTCCATTGAAGATTCTCAAGCTGACATTGCCATTCTCCTCAGGAAG CTAATTCGGGATGAAATTCGAGATGGGAAATCTGACAAGGAGATCTACAGAAAGCTTGAGGATGATTTTGGTGAGACAGTACTTTATGCCCCAAAATTTGATATGCAGACGGCTGCTTTATGGCTCTCTCCG CTACTAGTTGCTGGGGCTGCTGGAGGCATGTGGGCTTACAAGAAGCACAGGCAGAAGACTAACGTGCACATTATGGCTCTGAATCTCGTTCGAGGAATTCCATTAACACCAATGGAAAAAGAAACTATGCTCGAGGTCCTCACACCACCTCCTGGAGGAACTTCGTCCTCCAGTTGGTGGAGAAGATGGCTTCAGCAGTGA